A single Agromyces sp. CF514 DNA region contains:
- a CDS encoding response regulator transcription factor, translating to MESVRTGLRVLVVDDEPEMADLISRSLVDDGYAVRTAADGIRALSIADGEHFDLAVVDVMMPGMSGFELCRRLREQIDGIGIVLLTARDAVDDRVRGLDSGADDYLTKPFALAELSARLRALRRRADIGAIRSEVGNLVLIAHRYRATVDGREVPLSRTEFDLIRLLAANAGTVVARSRLLDEIWGSTQYQSNIVDQYVSYARRKLLAAGANVRIVTERGVGFALTADQ from the coding sequence ATGGAGTCGGTGCGAACTGGCCTTCGCGTGCTCGTCGTCGACGACGAACCCGAGATGGCGGACCTCATCTCCCGTTCGCTCGTCGACGACGGCTACGCGGTCCGCACGGCCGCCGACGGCATCCGCGCCCTGAGCATTGCCGACGGCGAGCACTTCGACCTCGCCGTGGTCGACGTGATGATGCCGGGCATGAGCGGCTTCGAACTCTGCCGGCGGCTGCGCGAGCAGATCGACGGCATCGGTATCGTGCTGCTCACCGCGCGCGACGCGGTCGACGACCGGGTGCGCGGACTCGACTCGGGCGCCGACGACTACCTCACGAAGCCGTTCGCCCTCGCCGAACTCAGCGCCAGGCTCCGCGCGCTGCGCCGACGGGCCGACATCGGGGCGATCAGGTCGGAGGTCGGCAACCTCGTGCTCATCGCGCACCGGTACCGTGCGACCGTCGACGGACGAGAGGTGCCGCTCAGCCGCACCGAGTTCGACCTCATCCGCCTGCTCGCGGCGAACGCCGGCACGGTCGTCGCACGCTCGAGGCTGCTCGACGAGATCTGGGGGTCGACCCAGTACCAGTCCAACATCGTCGACCAGTACGTGAGCTACGCACGGCGCAAGCTGCTCGCCGCCGGCGCGAACGTTCGCATCGTGACCGAGCGCGGCGTCGGGTTCGCGCTCACGGCGGACCAGTGA
- a CDS encoding response regulator transcription factor, with translation MTSVLVVDDQALIRQAVVDILTGAEGVTVAGQAVDGREAVALAASVRPDVVLMDIRMPVLDGIAATAAIAADPELAATRVLILTTFEEDEYVVAALRAGASGFIGKGSEPEDIVRAVRAVHAGDSLLSAAAMQALISRHLHPSPAPRDRSALDHLTERETEVLLLVARGRSNQEIADELFISPHTAKTHVNRIMSKLHAHDRAQLVIVAYETGLLAPGS, from the coding sequence GTGACCAGCGTGCTCGTGGTCGACGACCAGGCGCTCATCCGGCAGGCGGTCGTCGACATCCTGACCGGTGCCGAGGGCGTCACGGTCGCCGGGCAGGCGGTCGACGGACGCGAGGCGGTGGCGCTGGCGGCATCCGTCCGGCCCGATGTCGTGCTCATGGACATCCGGATGCCGGTGCTCGACGGCATCGCCGCGACCGCGGCGATCGCGGCCGACCCCGAACTCGCCGCCACGCGCGTGCTCATCCTCACGACGTTCGAAGAGGACGAGTACGTCGTCGCGGCCCTGCGCGCGGGCGCGAGCGGGTTCATCGGCAAGGGCTCCGAGCCCGAGGACATCGTGCGCGCCGTACGCGCGGTGCACGCGGGCGATTCGCTGCTGTCGGCAGCTGCGATGCAGGCGCTCATCTCGCGCCACCTGCACCCCTCCCCCGCGCCGCGGGACCGCTCGGCGCTCGATCACCTGACCGAACGCGAGACCGAGGTGCTGCTCCTCGTGGCCCGCGGACGGTCGAACCAGGAGATCGCAGACGAGCTGTTCATCTCGCCGCACACCGCGAAGACCCACGTGAACCGCATCATGTCCAAGCTGCACGCGCACGATCGGGCGCAGCTCGTGATCGTCGCGTACGAGACCGGGCTGCTGGCGCCGGGCAGCTGA
- a CDS encoding response regulator transcription factor, translated as MRLLIVEDEVRLADGMKRGLEAEGFAVDVASNGVDGLWLAEQQPYAAILLDLMLPGLSGDEICRRLREQSDWTPVLILTAKDGIHDEVDALETGADDYLAKPYAFAVLVARIRALIRRGSTPRPAVLRVGDLSLDPATRRVERAGRPIELTAREFAVLEFLLHRAGQVVGKRAILDGVWDFGFDGDPNIVEVYIGHLRNRIDRPFGRASIETLRGAGYRLRDDLD; from the coding sequence ATGCGGCTGCTGATCGTCGAGGACGAGGTTCGCCTGGCCGACGGCATGAAGCGCGGTCTCGAGGCCGAGGGCTTCGCCGTCGACGTCGCGTCGAACGGCGTCGACGGGCTGTGGTTGGCCGAGCAGCAGCCCTATGCGGCGATCCTGCTCGACCTGATGCTCCCCGGCCTGTCCGGGGACGAGATCTGCCGTCGCCTCCGCGAGCAGTCCGACTGGACGCCGGTGCTGATCCTCACGGCGAAGGACGGCATCCACGACGAGGTCGACGCCCTCGAGACGGGCGCCGACGACTACCTCGCGAAGCCCTACGCGTTCGCCGTGCTGGTCGCGAGGATCCGCGCGCTGATCCGCCGAGGCAGCACGCCTCGCCCGGCCGTGCTGCGTGTGGGCGACCTGTCGCTGGACCCCGCGACGCGGCGCGTCGAGCGCGCCGGCCGACCGATCGAGCTCACGGCACGCGAGTTCGCGGTGCTCGAGTTCCTGCTGCACCGCGCCGGGCAGGTCGTGGGCAAGCGCGCGATCCTCGACGGGGTCTGGGACTTCGGCTTCGACGGGGATCCGAACATCGTGGAGGTCTACATCGGCCATCTGCGCAACCGGATCGACCGGCCGTTCGGCCGCGCGAGCATCGAGACGTTGCGCGGGGCCGGGTACAGGCTGCGCGATGACCTCGACTGA
- a CDS encoding sensor histidine kinase — translation MSQHDVDTMRDLSDPRPRVPAWVGDVIAGIVIVGFAFAPVHVPEAAYAPPSTFALVLTAIAIAVLPLRRRWPIPVLGAEILLFGAVAFVSGELAPGIGVAMGIAMFGVTNRSPRRTGIIVAVCAVAAVIVLSLPVTIGSPLQPRVGQFALLLAFAAAAGDATRSRREYIRAITERAERAEQTREAEARRRVTEERLRIARDLHDAVAHQISVISLNAGVASSAIDTRPEKAKESLATIRSASRTVLGEIGGLLEVLRSDEDDPRTAPQPSLDRFDDLTRRFGESGLEVTVRVEGDLAGVVGATGLVAYRVVQEALTNAHKHGAEHRAHVLLAVGDHEVTIVVTNPIDANRGSGRDGDAFVAGGGTAPGSRLGLTGLRERVATVRGTVETGPAPGGWRLTAVLPLAVEAAS, via the coding sequence ATGAGCCAGCACGACGTCGACACGATGCGCGACCTGTCGGATCCGCGTCCCCGCGTGCCCGCGTGGGTGGGCGACGTCATCGCCGGCATCGTCATCGTGGGGTTCGCGTTCGCGCCCGTGCATGTGCCCGAGGCGGCCTATGCCCCGCCGAGCACGTTCGCGCTCGTGCTGACGGCGATCGCGATCGCCGTGCTGCCGTTGCGCCGCAGGTGGCCGATCCCGGTGCTCGGCGCCGAGATCCTGCTGTTCGGCGCAGTCGCGTTCGTGAGCGGCGAGCTGGCTCCCGGGATCGGCGTGGCCATGGGCATCGCGATGTTCGGCGTCACGAACCGCTCCCCGCGCCGGACCGGCATCATCGTCGCCGTGTGCGCGGTCGCCGCCGTGATCGTGCTCAGCCTGCCCGTCACGATCGGCAGCCCACTGCAGCCGCGGGTGGGCCAGTTCGCCCTGCTGCTCGCCTTCGCCGCGGCGGCGGGCGATGCGACGCGATCGCGTCGGGAGTACATCCGCGCGATCACCGAACGCGCCGAACGCGCCGAACAGACCCGCGAGGCCGAGGCCCGCAGGCGCGTGACCGAGGAGCGCCTGCGCATCGCGCGAGACCTGCACGACGCGGTCGCGCACCAGATCTCGGTGATCAGCCTGAACGCCGGGGTCGCGTCGTCCGCGATCGACACCCGGCCCGAGAAGGCCAAGGAGTCGCTCGCCACGATCCGCAGCGCGTCGCGCACGGTGCTCGGCGAGATCGGCGGCCTGCTCGAGGTGCTGCGCTCGGACGAGGACGACCCGCGCACGGCACCGCAGCCGAGCCTCGACCGGTTCGACGACCTCACCCGCCGGTTCGGCGAGTCGGGACTCGAGGTGACGGTCCGGGTCGAGGGCGACCTCGCCGGCGTCGTCGGCGCGACCGGCCTCGTGGCGTACCGCGTGGTGCAGGAGGCGCTGACGAACGCGCACAAGCACGGCGCCGAGCACCGCGCCCACGTGCTGCTGGCGGTGGGCGACCACGAGGTGACGATCGTGGTGACCAATCCGATCGACGCGAACCGAGGGTCGGGGCGCGACGGCGACGCCTTCGTCGCCGGCGGAGGCACGGCTCCCGGTTCCCGGCTCGGACTCACGGGCCTGCGCGAACGCGTCGCCACCGTGCGCGGCACCGTCGAGACGGGACCCGCACCCGGCGGCTGGCGGCTGACCGCGGTGCTGCCGCTCGCCGTGGAGGCGGCGTCGTGA
- a CDS encoding ABC transporter permease → MNTADLVGTAVANTFRSKTRTILTVLAIFVGAFTLTLTSGLGTGINAYIDDTVSAVGSSDAMTVTKVQQDAAGATPGDSGPTEYDPDAVATGIPGNTVIALTPDDVEAIGGIDGVLDVHAARAISPDFVQFDGGTRYNANVGSLVPGQTTLLAAGTEPAGDATDLQVAIPDSYVDPLGFSSADAAIGETVQIAITDATRTQHVLDATVVGVTEQSLTAPGGASLLPNDALADALFEAQSTGIPADEADRYTSATVWFDPAATDADIDALKADLTAAGFTGTTVADQLGTITTVIDGIVLVLNAFAIIALLAASFGIVNTLFMSVQERTREIGLMKAMGMGSGRVFTLFSLEAAFLGLLGSAIGVGIAMLAGTALSGVLANGLLADLNGLTLIAFDPVSVATIIVAVMLIAFLAGTLPAARAAKADPVESLRYE, encoded by the coding sequence ATGAACACCGCAGACCTCGTCGGCACGGCCGTCGCCAACACGTTCCGTTCCAAGACCCGCACGATCCTCACGGTGCTCGCCATCTTCGTCGGCGCGTTCACGCTCACGCTCACGAGCGGGCTGGGCACGGGCATCAACGCCTACATCGACGACACGGTCAGCGCCGTCGGCTCGTCGGACGCCATGACCGTCACGAAGGTGCAGCAGGATGCCGCGGGCGCGACGCCCGGCGACTCCGGCCCGACCGAGTACGACCCCGACGCGGTCGCGACCGGGATTCCGGGCAACACCGTGATCGCGCTGACCCCCGACGACGTCGAGGCGATCGGCGGCATCGACGGCGTGCTCGACGTGCACGCGGCCCGCGCGATCAGCCCCGACTTCGTGCAGTTCGACGGCGGCACGCGCTACAACGCCAACGTCGGCAGCCTGGTCCCCGGGCAGACGACCCTGCTCGCCGCCGGCACCGAGCCGGCCGGCGACGCGACCGACCTGCAGGTCGCGATCCCCGACAGCTATGTCGACCCGCTCGGCTTCTCGAGCGCCGACGCCGCCATCGGCGAGACCGTGCAGATCGCGATCACGGATGCCACGCGCACGCAGCACGTGCTCGACGCCACGGTCGTCGGGGTCACCGAGCAGAGCCTCACCGCACCGGGCGGCGCGAGCCTGCTGCCGAACGACGCGCTCGCCGACGCGCTCTTCGAGGCGCAGAGCACGGGGATCCCCGCCGACGAGGCCGACCGCTACACGTCGGCCACCGTCTGGTTCGACCCTGCCGCCACCGACGCCGACATCGACGCGCTGAAGGCCGACCTCACCGCGGCCGGCTTCACCGGCACCACCGTCGCCGACCAGCTCGGCACCATCACGACCGTGATCGACGGCATCGTGCTCGTGCTCAACGCGTTCGCGATCATCGCCCTGCTCGCCGCGAGCTTCGGCATCGTGAACACGCTGTTCATGTCGGTGCAGGAGCGCACGCGCGAGATCGGGCTCATGAAGGCCATGGGCATGGGCAGCGGTCGGGTGTTCACCCTGTTCAGCCTCGAAGCGGCGTTCCTCGGCCTGCTGGGCAGCGCGATCGGCGTCGGCATCGCCATGCTCGCCGGCACGGCGCTCAGCGGAGTGCTGGCGAACGGCCTGCTCGCCGACCTCAACGGGCTGACCCTCATCGCGTTCGACCCGGTGTCGGTGGCGACGATCATCGTCGCGGTCATGCTCATCGCGTTCCTCGCGGGCACGCTTCCGGCCGCGAGGGCGGCGAAGGCCGACCCGGTGGAGTCGCTCAGGTACGAGTGA
- a CDS encoding cellulase family glycosylhydrolase, whose translation MRTVRRPIVAVAATSALLALQALIDPTGLLALVGWPGGSPQADLGWPLARYLVFVPVMLAVVWWAAVRAGDRYWTMTAGVVLAALLAQATTVLAMTWDPALAGWASGYITAKAVPSALIVAGIVRIVERVSARRQGLQPGAMPRPSTAGDWAGAVALGAAAPLLAGSWWTGAAYAPLAPTPRADSGVVLMLLGVALLVGVAWLGLRWMRRRVPGVLGGWLGALVAGGLFGLAQAIVGFVVDDGLAGDLWPLMAAYIHVADGLAFGACIGWLPGVVALAVEALAERRRSADASPAPLPVKAGAAVATVAIAAIAALLVAPLGDAAGAERRAAASAPAGFLRVEGGRITDGDGNEVLLRGANVNQLVDFYQARAEVPVNRELSEQDYADMASYGFDVVRLNLSWSALEPEPSDSEAPALDPTYLASVKQAVAWGAAHGVRTVLDMHQDGWSNASTADGTDCRPGTDPMWGYDGAPAWATQFNDAPRCSFTGRDISPAGDRAFEHFWFDTDGIRHALARTWGELAGEFADDPAVAGFDLLNEPGFGETAPVTTSQKLGEFSGEAIEAIRAAGAPQIVFVEPSILWSGLGFDSGPARGFTDDANVVFSPHLYAESITMDASLGLPTIVSTERQFELGLRVADELGMPLWSGEYGYWGDPASIAGRITRYAAEEDRRMLGSAYWVWKQSCGDPQNGIGPIGLALVPEDCATGEDAPRNEQLLGVLSRAYPKSVPGELRSLSAGVAGDDGANFSLTGFTGERGCGLEVWIPGAAKPSFTDTSGLSDVELESLPGGWRFTACADGEYALATGTP comes from the coding sequence ATGCGCACGGTTCGCCGTCCGATCGTCGCGGTCGCCGCGACATCCGCCCTGCTCGCCCTGCAGGCCCTCATCGACCCGACGGGCCTGCTCGCGCTCGTCGGGTGGCCGGGCGGCTCCCCGCAGGCCGATCTCGGGTGGCCGCTCGCGCGCTACCTCGTCTTCGTGCCGGTCATGCTCGCCGTCGTGTGGTGGGCCGCCGTGCGCGCGGGCGACCGCTACTGGACGATGACCGCCGGCGTCGTGCTCGCGGCCCTGCTCGCGCAGGCGACGACGGTCCTCGCCATGACCTGGGATCCCGCGCTCGCGGGCTGGGCGAGCGGCTACATCACCGCCAAGGCCGTACCGTCGGCGCTCATCGTGGCCGGGATCGTGCGGATCGTCGAGCGGGTGTCCGCGCGGCGACAGGGGCTCCAGCCCGGGGCGATGCCTCGTCCGTCGACGGCCGGCGACTGGGCGGGCGCCGTGGCCCTCGGCGCCGCAGCACCCCTGCTCGCCGGTTCCTGGTGGACCGGAGCGGCCTATGCACCGCTCGCCCCGACGCCGAGGGCGGACTCTGGGGTCGTGCTCATGCTGCTCGGCGTCGCGCTGCTCGTCGGCGTGGCCTGGCTCGGACTGCGCTGGATGCGACGGCGCGTGCCGGGCGTGCTCGGCGGCTGGCTCGGCGCGCTCGTCGCCGGCGGCCTGTTCGGCCTCGCGCAGGCGATCGTCGGCTTCGTCGTCGACGACGGGCTCGCGGGCGACCTGTGGCCGCTCATGGCCGCGTACATCCACGTCGCCGACGGGCTCGCGTTCGGCGCCTGCATCGGATGGCTTCCGGGCGTCGTCGCGCTGGCCGTCGAGGCGCTGGCCGAACGGCGCAGGTCGGCGGATGCCTCGCCCGCACCGCTCCCCGTGAAGGCCGGCGCCGCCGTGGCGACCGTGGCGATCGCCGCGATCGCCGCACTGCTCGTCGCCCCGCTCGGCGATGCGGCCGGGGCGGAGCGCCGGGCCGCGGCATCCGCTCCCGCGGGGTTCCTGCGCGTCGAAGGCGGCCGGATCACCGACGGCGACGGCAACGAGGTGCTGCTGCGCGGCGCGAACGTGAACCAGCTCGTGGACTTCTACCAGGCTCGCGCCGAGGTGCCCGTGAACCGTGAACTCAGCGAGCAGGACTATGCGGACATGGCCTCGTACGGCTTCGACGTCGTCCGGCTGAACCTGTCGTGGTCGGCGCTCGAGCCCGAGCCGTCCGACTCCGAAGCGCCCGCCCTCGACCCGACGTACCTCGCCTCGGTGAAACAGGCGGTCGCGTGGGGCGCGGCGCACGGCGTCCGCACCGTGCTCGACATGCACCAGGACGGCTGGTCGAACGCGTCGACCGCCGACGGCACCGACTGCCGCCCCGGCACCGATCCGATGTGGGGATACGACGGCGCACCCGCGTGGGCCACGCAGTTCAACGACGCCCCGCGCTGCTCGTTCACCGGACGCGACATCTCCCCCGCGGGCGACCGCGCGTTCGAGCACTTCTGGTTCGACACTGACGGCATCCGCCATGCGCTCGCGCGCACCTGGGGCGAACTCGCCGGCGAGTTCGCCGATGACCCGGCCGTCGCCGGATTCGACCTGCTGAACGAGCCCGGATTCGGCGAGACCGCGCCCGTGACGACCTCGCAGAAGCTCGGCGAGTTCTCGGGCGAGGCGATCGAGGCGATCCGCGCGGCCGGCGCGCCGCAGATCGTGTTCGTCGAGCCGAGCATCCTGTGGTCGGGCCTCGGGTTCGACAGCGGCCCGGCGCGCGGGTTCACCGACGACGCGAACGTCGTCTTCTCGCCGCACCTCTACGCCGAGTCCATCACGATGGACGCCTCGCTCGGCCTGCCCACGATCGTCAGCACCGAGCGGCAGTTCGAGCTCGGCCTGCGCGTCGCCGACGAACTCGGCATGCCCCTGTGGTCCGGCGAGTACGGGTACTGGGGCGACCCGGCATCCATCGCCGGGCGCATCACGCGATACGCCGCCGAAGAGGACCGCCGCATGCTCGGCAGCGCCTACTGGGTCTGGAAGCAGTCGTGCGGCGACCCGCAGAACGGCATCGGGCCGATCGGCCTCGCGCTCGTGCCCGAGGACTGCGCCACCGGCGAGGACGCCCCGCGCAACGAGCAGCTGCTCGGCGTGCTGTCGCGGGCGTACCCGAAGTCGGTGCCCGGCGAGCTCCGGTCGTTGTCCGCCGGGGTCGCCGGAGACGACGGCGCGAACTTCTCGCTCACCGGCTTCACCGGCGAGCGAGGCTGCGGTCTCGAGGTCTGGATCCCCGGTGCGGCGAAGCCCTCGTTCACCGACACGAGCGGCCTCAGCGACGTCGAACTCGAATCGCTGCCCGGCGGCTGGCGGTTCACCGCCTGCGCCGACGGGGAGTACGCGCTCGCGACCGGCACCCCGTGA
- a CDS encoding HAMP domain-containing sensor histidine kinase: MTSTEPSSPRRRRPGVRVRVTVVATAVVAVALVTGAVALWAVIRVSLYDGLREGAAQDASAVSSQIEETGASGLGELDDDRLLQVVDADGVVIARSEGAPTTPVTDVERPAPGVRIDGDEYVIAVEHADAGVSVIAGRSIAAADRTVTAVVIALAVGVPVLVALVGVVTWIAAGRALAPVERLRRQVGDVNSTTLNRRVAEPGTDDEIDRLARTLNDMLARLDLAQASQRRFISDASHELKSPLAVLRQQAELARAHPDRFDADELTETVLDEGARLESLVQGMLLLARADESALHPVDHDVDLDDLLFDEARRVRSLTSLEVDTDGVTATRVRGDIRLLSQVVRNLVDNAAGHARSRIALASRTTADAAVLTVADDGPGIPTEERRRVFERFVRLDRARARNDGGSGLGLAIVEEITRAHGGTVRIEGAPGLGGALAIVELPTGAHPSHP; this comes from the coding sequence ATGACCTCGACTGAACCTTCGTCGCCTCGCAGACGTCGCCCCGGGGTCCGCGTCCGCGTCACCGTCGTCGCCACCGCCGTCGTGGCCGTCGCACTCGTGACGGGCGCCGTCGCGCTCTGGGCGGTGATCCGGGTGTCGTTGTACGACGGGCTGCGGGAGGGCGCCGCACAGGACGCCTCCGCGGTGTCGTCGCAGATCGAGGAGACCGGGGCGTCAGGGCTCGGCGAGCTCGACGACGATCGGCTCCTGCAGGTGGTCGATGCCGATGGCGTCGTCATCGCGCGCAGCGAGGGAGCCCCGACGACGCCGGTGACCGACGTCGAGCGACCTGCACCCGGCGTGCGGATCGACGGCGACGAGTACGTCATCGCGGTCGAGCACGCCGACGCCGGGGTCTCGGTCATCGCCGGGCGGAGCATCGCCGCCGCCGACCGAACCGTGACCGCCGTGGTGATCGCGCTCGCCGTCGGCGTGCCCGTGCTGGTCGCCCTCGTCGGCGTGGTGACGTGGATCGCCGCCGGACGAGCGCTCGCCCCGGTGGAGCGGCTGCGCCGCCAGGTCGGCGACGTGAACTCGACGACGCTGAACCGACGCGTCGCCGAGCCGGGCACCGACGACGAGATCGATCGGCTGGCCCGCACGCTGAACGACATGCTCGCGAGGCTCGACCTCGCCCAGGCGTCGCAACGCCGATTCATCTCGGATGCCTCGCACGAACTGAAGTCCCCGCTCGCCGTGCTGCGCCAGCAGGCGGAGCTCGCCCGCGCCCACCCGGATCGGTTCGACGCCGACGAGCTGACCGAGACGGTGCTCGACGAGGGCGCACGACTCGAATCGCTCGTGCAGGGCATGCTCCTGCTCGCCCGGGCCGACGAGTCGGCACTGCACCCCGTCGACCATGACGTCGACCTCGACGACCTCCTGTTCGATGAGGCGCGCCGGGTCCGCAGCCTCACGTCGCTCGAGGTCGACACCGACGGGGTGACGGCGACGCGCGTGCGCGGCGACATCCGGCTGCTGAGCCAGGTCGTGCGCAACCTCGTCGACAACGCGGCCGGGCACGCGAGGTCCCGGATCGCCCTCGCCAGCCGCACCACGGCCGATGCCGCCGTGCTGACGGTCGCCGACGACGGCCCCGGCATCCCGACGGAGGAGCGTCGGCGCGTGTTCGAGCGGTTCGTCCGGCTCGACCGCGCGCGAGCACGGAACGACGGCGGGAGCGGCCTGGGCCTGGCGATCGTGGAGGAGATCACGAGGGCTCACGGGGGCACCGTCCGGATCGAAGGGGCTCCCGGGCTCGGCGGCGCACTCGCGATCGTCGAGCTGCCGACGGGCGCGCATCCATCGCACCCATGA
- a CDS encoding HAMP domain-containing sensor histidine kinase: MRALSIRARITLGASLIAILLLAAGGIVIYAQVERIVRAGEEAVLAGIEAPYLTAIAEESAEELDPPGHARKVLVTDASGQTRLDTMPDALAAELAARGTTTDGTHRIAAGGNTYLVRTRHVESADGTWMVSTARDFQNSSEILDGVMLLLIVSLSVIAVGFGAAAWFISTAALRPVTRLQRSAERLSADEQEGYLPTGPVHDEIEALARTLNDLIRRTRESADRERQVVSDASHELRTPLAILNAQLEVAAAASVSDEQRRADVAAARSTLQRLIRISQGLLDLSRMEAQRSPGTATLGALSRETADAVDRARTAFGERDPDIDFELVDLDPTAEVALGAQDFGRMLDNLISNAVCAASADARPHVLVTLTGFTDAVRLSVVDRSGGMDPDFVGRAFERFARGEHSGYPGGGLGLPIVARAVENAGGDVALENRPGDGLTVRVALPVISGAAGDPEARAAGDGRDGTAGGDADAP; encoded by the coding sequence GTGAGGGCGCTGTCGATCCGCGCCCGGATCACCCTCGGCGCGAGCCTGATCGCGATCCTGCTCCTCGCCGCCGGAGGCATCGTGATCTACGCCCAGGTCGAGCGCATCGTGCGTGCCGGCGAGGAGGCCGTGCTGGCCGGCATCGAGGCCCCCTACCTCACGGCGATCGCCGAGGAGTCCGCCGAGGAGCTCGACCCGCCGGGCCACGCTCGCAAGGTGCTCGTGACGGATGCGTCTGGGCAGACCAGGCTCGACACGATGCCCGACGCCCTGGCGGCCGAGCTCGCCGCCCGCGGCACGACGACCGACGGCACGCACCGCATCGCAGCGGGCGGGAACACGTACCTCGTGCGCACGAGGCACGTCGAGAGCGCCGACGGCACTTGGATGGTCTCGACGGCGCGCGACTTCCAGAACTCGTCCGAGATCCTCGACGGCGTCATGCTGCTGCTCATCGTGTCGCTCTCGGTGATCGCCGTCGGATTCGGCGCCGCCGCGTGGTTCATCTCGACCGCCGCGCTGCGACCCGTGACGAGGCTGCAGCGCAGCGCCGAGCGCCTCTCGGCCGACGAGCAGGAGGGATACCTGCCGACCGGACCCGTGCACGACGAGATCGAGGCGCTCGCCCGCACCCTGAACGACCTCATCCGCCGGACCCGCGAGTCCGCCGATCGCGAGCGCCAGGTCGTGTCCGACGCGTCGCACGAGTTGCGCACGCCGCTCGCGATCCTGAACGCGCAGCTCGAGGTGGCGGCCGCCGCGAGCGTGTCCGACGAGCAGCGGCGCGCCGACGTCGCAGCCGCGCGCTCGACGCTCCAGCGACTCATCAGGATCTCGCAGGGCCTGCTCGACCTGTCGCGCATGGAAGCCCAACGCTCCCCCGGCACCGCGACGCTCGGCGCGCTCTCCCGCGAGACGGCGGACGCCGTCGACCGCGCCCGCACGGCCTTCGGCGAGCGCGACCCCGACATCGACTTCGAGCTCGTGGACCTCGATCCGACCGCCGAGGTCGCGCTCGGCGCGCAGGACTTCGGTCGCATGCTCGACAACCTGATCAGCAACGCCGTCTGCGCGGCGTCCGCCGACGCGCGACCGCACGTGCTCGTCACCCTGACGGGGTTCACGGACGCCGTGCGGCTGAGCGTCGTCGATCGAAGCGGCGGCATGGATCCCGACTTCGTCGGCCGCGCATTCGAGCGCTTCGCCAGGGGCGAGCACAGCGGCTATCCCGGTGGCGGGCTCGGACTGCCGATCGTCGCGCGGGCCGTCGAGAATGCGGGCGGAGACGTCGCGCTCGAGAACCGGCCGGGCGACGGGCTGACGGTGCGGGTGGCGCTCCCCGTCATCTCGGGGGCGGCAGGCGACCCGGAGGCACGTGCGGCAGGCGATGGGCGAGACGGTACGGCGGGCGGAGACGCGGATGCCCCCTGA
- a CDS encoding ABC transporter ATP-binding protein, with amino-acid sequence MISARGLHKSYGKGQNRFEALKGVSFDIREGESIAIIGKSGSGKSTLMHVLALLDAPDSGELALEGVDTRTLRGAKLNRTRNKTFGFVFQQFFLTGSNSVLENVILPMKIAGVGRGERRRRGLVALEQLELADKAGNKAVNLSGGQKQRTVIARALVNNPRIIFADEPTGNLDTNTGAVVEDILFALNREHGITLVVVTHDEELAARCDRRIHIRDGRIVEDSAEEIAA; translated from the coding sequence ATCATCTCCGCCAGGGGGCTGCACAAGTCCTACGGCAAGGGCCAGAATCGGTTCGAGGCGCTCAAGGGGGTGAGCTTCGACATCCGCGAGGGCGAGTCGATCGCCATCATCGGCAAGTCGGGTTCGGGCAAGTCCACCCTCATGCACGTGCTCGCACTGCTCGACGCCCCGGACTCGGGCGAACTCGCGCTCGAGGGCGTCGACACGCGCACGCTGCGGGGGGCGAAACTGAACCGCACGCGCAACAAGACCTTCGGGTTCGTGTTCCAGCAGTTCTTCCTCACGGGCTCGAACTCGGTGCTCGAGAACGTGATCCTCCCGATGAAGATCGCCGGCGTCGGCCGCGGCGAGCGCAGGCGTCGCGGACTCGTCGCGCTCGAGCAGCTCGAGCTCGCCGACAAGGCGGGCAACAAGGCCGTGAACCTGTCGGGCGGGCAGAAGCAGCGCACGGTGATCGCGCGCGCACTCGTGAACAACCCGCGCATCATCTTCGCCGACGAGCCCACCGGCAACCTCGACACGAACACGGGCGCGGTCGTCGAGGACATCCTGTTCGCCCTCAATCGCGAGCACGGCATCACGCTCGTGGTCGTCACGCACGACGAGGAGCTGGCCGCGCGCTGCGACCGCCGCATCCACATCCGCGACGGACGCATCGTCGAGGACTCGGCCGAGGAGATCGCCGCATGA